Genomic segment of Mucilaginibacter sabulilitoris:
GTAGCAGGTGTGCTATCTATAGGAGTACCATCCTCATTAACCCATTGCTGCGTGTAAATAGCATCTTGTCCTAAGTACAGGAATGGTTTAATGGTGCCAGTGATAGCGAGGGCCTCATTTACCGCCTTTGCAATATTGTTTGAGTACCCGGTTAAAGCATCGATATAGTAATAGGTAATAATAGACCTACGACCATTAACAGGGCGGCTTGTTAACCTGATGGCCAGGTTTGCAATTTTTTCTTTTGCCAACACTACCAATGTTGATGTTGCAGCATCCCAAATAGTGTTGAATAGCCTTTGCATTGAATCTGGTTTTTGCTCTGCCAAACCAATGGTAATAGTGCCTGGCGTATCGGCTGGGGTATAAACTGTGAACAAAGGAGCATCTTTATCCTCAGGAATAAATCCTGCTAAAGTGCCATTGTTTTTTGTTCTTGTTATTGAATCTGGCTGAAGGTTTTCTACCTGTGTCCAGTCAGATACAATTCCGTACTGATTACCGGTTCCCCACTCGGCTTTCTCAACGCCTTTCATTACGAATGTTTCCATGTTGTTTATTTTTGTTTTATGCCCGTGGGCGGTTTTTAAAAGTTATTGTAATACTTATTGTAGGATTCGTATCCTAGTTGCATACTCACAAACCAATTACCATCAGCATCCTTTAATAAGGTCCCCGGATCGGTTATCTGGGTATTGAATGTTTCTCGGTATTGAGCTTCGACCAATGGGATGATAGCCTTAGTGATAACATTCAGCTTAACGTAATTCGGCAAATATTGCACGCTCCCGTCCGGCTGTGTTGTTTTAACATTTGGCGCATAAACATTGATGTTTGGTGTGCCTTTCTGAAATGGAAGGTTGTTAATACCCAAAGCATTTACCACTATGTCAATTTTACCTGCTCGACCCGTTGGCCTGGCATCCGGATAAATGTTACCCCCTTCGAGTAGCGTTGTTACAGCGGCCACATTTATCAGACTGCGAACATCAGTTACCATATCAAAGCTGTTTTTCATTTCAGTATTGATCTTAATTCTGCTTCAATATTGTCACCAACTACGTGAGTAATTACGTCTTTCCTTTCCTGCCCTTCAATGCCTTGCCGTTCCACTAATACAGCATATTCCATACCTGCTACGATGACCAGTTGTACACCTTCATGAATGTCAATCAGTGTTGCTATCTCGCGGGCGTACTTTTCACCAGTATCAGAACCTTCAGCTCCTGTTTCCAGTGTTGGAAAGTAGGTTTCAACCACCTGGCCGTTATAGATGATCAGATAACCGATCGATGAGCGTAGGTTCCAGGTTATATTGCCGAAGCCTCCACCGAGCTTTGTTTTAGCGCGGGCTTTCTCAACAAGATCACGACCGGTTATGCGGAATGGCTCAATCAAGCTACGGAACCACTTCTCAGTTTCCTGTTGGATGTAGTCAGCCACATCTCCTGTTGTAAAATCAGCCTTTATACTAAACATCGATCCTATAACTTAATTGGCCCCGGTAAACGTCCATGACTTTACCTGAAAATTGTCCCGGCACGGTTATCTCTGCACCTACTTCTGGTAACTCAACTCCGGCGTCCAAGCGGATACGGCCGATCTGATTTACCTCGGTGTTATCCTGATTTTTGAACACCTTCACACCTCCTAAATGAAACCTGCAGGGCAATGATCTGGACTCACCAGGTTGACCCTCAATTGGATACCCTGTATTCTCATCTATCCCTCCCGGCGTACCGGCAGTTACCCAATTCATGATATGTGGCCTGAAATTCATACTACCATAATCTTACTTGTTTAACTGTTGGTGTTGGCACTGCGAATTCATCAGGGATTCCCCATTTTCTGCACAGTGAACTATACGCCCGAAGTAACACATCCCTTTGTGGTAACTTAATCCACACATCATCCTCAGTTACATCAGCACTGGTGATCAGAGTAAAAAGAAGCCCGGCCATGCAAACACCCACTGCCTTTGCATCACTCTTAGCGTATGTTTCCGACCCGTTCAGGTCATTATCAATTAACGCTTTCTCGATCGCGGTATCCGGCAAAGGAAAGTTTACGGTGCTGGTTAGGGCTTCTTTTATGGTCATGAGTATCGTGCTGTACGGTTATTTGGGTTCGATCAGTTTACGGCCCACCAGGTCGACTTTACGTGCCTCATCGAAATGAGATACGTCCTCGCCCACTTTATAAACCTTGGCAAAGTTGTTTTTATCCCGGAATTCGGTCACAACAACATGCCCTTTAGCTTTTTTTGCTTTAGTCGCAACTGGTTCTTTCACCTCAGGTTCTTCTTCCGGGTTCTTTTCGCCTTCATCTTTCGACCCCTCACGACCTTCAGAACTTTCATCAGGTGAATCGGTGCCGTAGTCGCCAGGCAAAGCAGCCAATATTTCATCGATACCATCAGCATCAAATGCTTTCTCGTCTTTGCCGATCTCAGCCCTCAATGCCACCTCGGACATTGTTGGTTTCAGGGGGCCATATTTCTTTACGGCACTCCCTAATGTTGCGTGGTGTAATCCCATTATCCTTGTATTTGGGTTGTATCTTGTAAATAAATTTCTTCAACACTATCGATAACCGGCACAACACGTGCTTGCATCTTTGTGTATTCAGAAACTGCGGGATCATTTTTACGGTACTTAGAAATAAGGTAAATTCCATCTACCAATTCGTAAGTGACGCCTGAAACCGGGTGGTTTTGCTCAGCTAACTTCGCGTAAACCAATGACCCAACCTGACCAGATGTAGTGTACACAATAGATCCGGCCTTCCATGGTTTATAAGAAGTCCTATCTCCATTTTTCTCTCTACGTATCGAGCGATCTACTGGCACAAAGATGAAACCGCCTCTTTTTTTGGCCAAAGTATTAAGTTGATCCAAATCCGGAACTGGGATATTTGTGCCTACAAAGTTTTGACCGAATGCATAAAGCTCTTTTGTCTGGTTTAAAGCGGCTATATCGTTTATTGTATCACTATCAGTATATGCTACTTGGATAGGATTGCCATCAGCTATAGCTTTTTCTTTAATGACTTTCACATCATCCCAATACTTGTAAGTAGGATCGCTTATAGCAGTGGTGACGCCAAATTTATGATCATCCAGATATCCATATTGTAAATAAATACCTGCACCAACATTGTCGGCATCTGTTACCAGAACTTCACCGGTGCTGAATCCTTCCAAAAAGCTACCTTCGTTTAGTTCATATGCTCCACCCAATACCTTTTTGGTATCCTTAAATAACACTGCAACTATTTGAGCTTCTGTAGCGCCATTAGCAATCAAAGAATCCAAGGCGGTTAGCTGCTTCTCATTAAGCCACAACTCCATTTGCATTTTTGCGATATCGCCGCTGGCTTTACCAAGTGAATCACGTTTTTTCAATGGCGAATCGCTATCCATTGCTACGTAGTCTGCCGAAACAAGTACGTTTTCTTGTATTAACGTTTCCCATTTGCCATCCACTGAAAACACAGGTTTTAACAGGGTCTTGTGTAGGTAAGGCAACGGGTTGGTTGTGTCGTTAAGATTTTTGGTGATCCTAAGAGTTACACCGGGTAAAAACTTTTGAACCCATTTAATAAATG
This window contains:
- a CDS encoding PKD domain-containing protein is translated as METFVMKGVEKAEWGTGNQYGIVSDWTQVENLQPDSITRTKNNGTLAGFIPEDKDAPLFTVYTPADTPGTITIGLAEQKPDSMQRLFNTIWDAATSTLVVLAKEKIANLAIRLTSRPVNGRRSIITYYYIDALTGYSNNIAKAVNEALAITGTIKPFLYLGQDAIYTQQWVNEDGTPIDSTPATVSAGSDASVTTSTKALTATATAASGKTIITQYWTQVSGPTIATMTAPTSLSNTVGGLVDGVYVFKIIVLDSAGVETSDSVQLTVAIPEG
- a CDS encoding DUF6706 family protein, with the translated sequence MTIKEALTSTVNFPLPDTAIEKALIDNDLNGSETYAKSDAKAVGVCMAGLLFTLITSADVTEDDVWIKLPQRDVLLRAYSSLCRKWGIPDEFAVPTPTVKQVRLW